One Methanococcus voltae genomic region harbors:
- a CDS encoding cysteine-rich small domain-containing protein, with protein sequence MIELAKQHLKKVLETSGSNTNCEYYPCHYEGQSCLWCYCPFYPCNDEELGDCITRKDGSKIWSCMKCKWIHKPEIASEVLKQILEITQMDTIEEAVKKLDEDPSILENIKKNVENKLGKNND encoded by the coding sequence ATGATAGAACTTGCAAAACAACATTTAAAAAAAGTATTGGAAACATCTGGTTCAAATACAAACTGCGAATATTACCCTTGCCATTATGAAGGCCAATCGTGTTTATGGTGCTATTGTCCATTTTACCCCTGTAATGATGAAGAGTTGGGAGATTGCATTACAAGAAAGGATGGTTCTAAAATATGGAGCTGTATGAAATGTAAATGGATTCATAAACCCGAAATAGCTTCTGAAGTTTTGAAACAAATATTAGAAATCACGCAAATGGATACTATTGAAGAAGCTGTTAAGAAATTAGACGAAGACCCATCTATATTGGAAAATATTAAAAAGAATGTAGAAAATAAACTTGGAAAGAATAATGACTAA
- a CDS encoding class III signal peptide-containing protein: MKKIENNIFKMNNRRKRGKKGQLSLEFSVMVLAILVISYAMTSHFMNDVLNQQVKNVGDVDILAKSAVNFLNAGYNGSDARLYFIRSEIINREGQYDITIVLANDTPISESDKEYLRDYITDNLSANATVTLQFEN, encoded by the coding sequence TTGAAAAAAATAGAAAATAATATTTTTAAAATGAATAATCGTCGAAAAAGGGGTAAAAAAGGTCAATTATCTTTGGAATTTTCAGTTATGGTATTGGCAATACTTGTAATTTCTTATGCTATGACTTCCCATTTCATGAACGATGTTTTAAACCAACAGGTTAAAAATGTGGGTGATGTGGATATACTTGCAAAATCTGCCGTAAATTTTCTAAATGCAGGTTATAATGGTTCAGATGCAAGATTATACTTCATACGTTCTGAGATAATCAACCGTGAAGGTCAATATGATATAACAATCGTATTGGCAAACGATACGCCAATTTCCGAATCTGATAAAGAATATTTAAGAGATTATATTACGGATAATTTATCTGCAAATGCTACAGTTACCTTACAATTTGAAAATTAA
- a CDS encoding A24 family peptidase C-terminal domain-containing protein, producing MDFLIIAYILNGLLIGLATYTDIKEKIIPHYITIFMFLINISVGFYYFGFDSITALISTLILGLILGVGMGGGDIKLFATLAPIFAYSSFLYIPIPIFAIILLSFIFASIWPMKSIFIKYWKEIVPSAGYMAMIIGFITYLVTFYGLPFKTLFVWGFAILSIISIRKFSGYRTLSKYLGYLSPLYLIIIYLVDSSYFVTQNVLMTFIVYGLELCLLSVVLYALTGEEISTKKPVSELNEGDIIRDIIIINGENVTVENSGLLKRIKIMFNAQIGKIEGKVINLDGEGISNEEMELIRDLNSKGKLDELNILKTYPFVPFVLLSYITILVVKYLNIYPI from the coding sequence ATGGATTTTTTGATTATTGCATACATTTTAAATGGATTATTAATTGGTTTGGCTACTTACACCGATATAAAGGAAAAGATAATACCTCATTATATCACAATTTTTATGTTTTTGATAAACATTTCTGTTGGATTTTATTATTTCGGCTTTGATTCGATAACTGCATTAATATCTACGCTAATTTTGGGCTTAATACTTGGTGTAGGTATGGGGGGAGGAGATATTAAGCTTTTTGCCACATTGGCGCCCATATTTGCATATTCTAGCTTTTTATACATCCCCATCCCAATTTTTGCAATAATCTTGTTAAGTTTCATATTTGCAAGTATTTGGCCAATGAAATCCATATTTATAAAATATTGGAAAGAAATCGTACCTTCTGCAGGATATATGGCAATGATAATTGGCTTTATTACTTATTTGGTAACTTTTTATGGTTTACCTTTCAAAACTTTGTTTGTTTGGGGTTTTGCAATTTTATCAATAATATCAATTAGGAAATTTTCAGGTTATCGAACTTTATCAAAATATTTGGGTTATTTATCACCATTATATCTTATTATAATATATTTGGTAGATAGCTCTTATTTCGTAACTCAAAATGTACTAATGACTTTCATAGTTTATGGCCTAGAATTATGCTTACTTTCAGTAGTATTGTATGCTTTAACTGGTGAAGAAATATCTACGAAAAAGCCCGTTTCTGAATTAAATGAAGGCGATATTATACGGGATATAATTATCATAAACGGTGAAAATGTCACTGTTGAAAATTCTGGACTTTTAAAACGTATAAAAATAATGTTTAATGCCCAAATTGGAAAAATAGAAGGCAAAGTTATTAATTTAGATGGCGAAGGTATATCCAATGAAGAAATGGAATTGATAAGGGATTTAAATTCTAAAGGTAAATTGGATGAATTAAATATTTTAAAAACTTATCCTTTCGTACCTTTTGTATTGCTAAGTTATATAACAATTTTAGTTGTAAAATACTTAAATATTTACCCAATTTAA
- a CDS encoding HDIG domain-containing metalloprotein produces the protein MVNHKNNMDNLSIESLFDETKKIKDPELREKTIEFIKNPIPTHCEIENSNVSLEESPASVKRHHKYPKGLLEHTMAVTKLSYNIATALEDVYGLELDKDLIVSGALLHDIMKPQNYVLKEEIKEYKVRNNENKESNGNKNNADCESEKPGYTIETKVIRRFDHTSDFHLEHLTLAVSELYKRDFPLKLIKVVSSHHGDFGSSRPDSIEAWIIHLADNMDANLNDIAIRIGNSRARDLNIEDNKLYEKITPLKIYELRSHIGKDNLIEYLKELMELNPKNENDDTVENNNNNAKN, from the coding sequence ATGGTAAATCATAAAAATAATATGGATAACTTAAGCATTGAAAGCCTATTTGATGAAACAAAGAAAATAAAAGACCCCGAACTTAGAGAAAAAACAATTGAATTTATAAAAAATCCGATTCCAACACATTGTGAAATAGAAAATTCAAATGTTTCCTTGGAAGAATCCCCTGCGAGTGTTAAAAGACATCATAAATATCCAAAAGGACTTTTAGAGCATACTATGGCAGTTACTAAACTATCCTACAATATTGCGACAGCTTTAGAAGATGTTTATGGATTAGAACTGGATAAAGATTTAATAGTTTCGGGAGCCTTACTTCATGATATCATGAAACCCCAAAACTACGTATTAAAAGAAGAAATAAAAGAATATAAAGTTAGAAATAACGAAAATAAAGAAAGTAACGGAAACAAAAATAATGCAGATTGTGAATCTGAGAAACCTGGATACACGATTGAAACGAAAGTTATTAGAAGATTTGACCATACTTCAGATTTCCATTTGGAACATTTGACATTGGCGGTGTCAGAATTATATAAAAGAGATTTTCCATTGAAATTGATTAAAGTAGTTTCGAGTCACCATGGTGATTTTGGGTCTTCACGTCCTGATTCTATAGAAGCTTGGATTATACACCTTGCTGATAATATGGACGCTAATTTAAACGATATAGCAATTAGAATCGGAAATTCAAGGGCAAGAGACTTAAATATTGAAGATAATAAATTATACGAAAAAATAACTCCTTTGAAAATTTATGAATTACGTTCACATATTGGAAAAGACAATTTAATTGAATATTTAAAAGAGTTAATGGAATTAAACCCAAAAAATGAAAATGACGACACAGTTGAAAATAATAATAATAATGCTAAAAATTAA